From Sphaeramia orbicularis chromosome 21, fSphaOr1.1, whole genome shotgun sequence:
CCTTTGCATTCGCAGACCCATTGTTAGCTCGCTATTTGCAATGAAGGGTGCGCTAACGGgtgtgttcactatttaacctAGAAATGAGGCCCTGGGGAACTAAAAAACTGCCATTTTTGCTCATAAGAAAGACCTGCCTAAAGAAAATCAATAAGTCTATGCTTTATTTGGAATGTTTTTTACTTTGCCATTACACAACCCCATGTTTTGGTATTGCATTGTTTTCAACTTCCCCCGGTATTTCCATACATAAGCCATGGACATCACTAATAAAAGGCAAACTGTCTGTAACACTGATGACAAAAAGCCcaaacctgcaaaaaaaaaaaaaaaaaagatcagatgTCAGCCTTttatatgattaaaaaaatacggcattgtacccgtggtgcattgtacccgtggtgccattgtacccatggtgcatTTGTACCCGTggtgcattgtacccgtggtgcattgtacctgtggtgccattgtacgatagcatgcgAGGCTAAaagcgcccagcatacctcacaacatttgaatatggacattaaattgtGCATAATaaatagtcaggtaatgtttgtattcatttggggagtttggtggtgatcaggcgtGTGAAGGTCTGTAGTAAGGTCGGACTTGGTCCGAGGTGAGCagggacccggtccgaggtgagctggaatgcggtccgaggtgagctgggacccggtctgtggtgagcttggACCCGGTCCAAGGTGAGCAGGGACCCTGTTTGTGGTGAGCTCCGACCCAGTCCAAGGTGAGCTGGGAGCCGGTCTTTGGTGAgatgggaccctgttaaaatcgcccagcatacctcacaacatttgaatacagacataaaagtgtgccttgtagatagtcaggtaatgtttctattcatttgacgAGTTTggcgggcctgtgaaggctgaggaaaacccgtacaaatgccctcctgtgctgcaaaatTGATCGGACATCGATGGGACGCCGGGCGGatggacacagaatgtgcattatatagtaggattattatgaTGCATGTTTTATATGTGTTTCAACTTCTGAAGGCCTGGAAAAgctttttaacccttacagatccagtgctacttttgtggcagtttctaaatgattttttttaaagtgatttatcacaatttcttacaacattatcctctggattttgcatttttcattgaaaatcaggtattttccaatattcagTTCACTCATTACATAGAtggtcataaaaactcagattaaagatgagggttgTTGTactaaaaaaacagagaaaactaaagaaaaagtgacttttcaacaaagatttcaataactgatcacaaaaacaagtgtctccacctactgtcattgatccaactccactggtttactggtgaatcaattttgtagaagatgacggtagatgttgatgtttacatgttcactatggaaaaataaaggaaggtctgcacaacctgtgagctcccaaaaggatcctgcacacctctaattttggatgtgcgtgtcatttaccttttttcatgttcactatggagcctgtgaatgttcagatgggtcatatctgatgaccatgaaaagatgacaaaatgcattttacctctatttttgacatgatttgatagaattattggatcaacaggtatttaacattttagatcagtagatgctttggtcagtgggggatgtttgggtcattTTGGGTTAAAATCTGTTATATATAAAGTCTACAGGCAGAGTGAGAGGGCAGGTAGAATGCCAGCGTGCATACTGTTATCTCTAATAAGCTGAAATGGCTTTATTGGGAAACTGACTCCACATTCAACAGAAGTCAAGGAAATGTGAGGATGGCAAGAGGCGAGCATCTCAGAAACCTTATTAACACAGTAGTAATTTACAGAACTACCATTAATACACTGAGGCCCAGACAATGAGAGTGAATCCATGCAGATTAATATGAAAATAATTATTGACAAGTATTTCCTTGCAGACAGATATTCAACACCCTGTTGCTTAggtctgaaataaaataaataaataaaaacaattaaataaatggcactgtgctgctgctgctgctgcttaacTTGTTTGACAGATAAAAGCTGCACAGTGAAAAGTTGACCATGAAATAAAAATTGTGGAGTCTATTGTGAAATAAAAGGCAATATTTTGACAAAGGATGTTTTGAAATAAAAACCACTGAAAGAAATAAATCTGCCATAAGTTTTCTCTTTGTGAAAATAAATATGGTGAAAGAAATGCAAAGCAGTATTCAATAACTGTTCATAACAACTGTATTTATTTCACCATGGTCACATCAGCCTTTTTGGCTTTATTTATCTATAAAGTTAGGGATTTCATGCTTTTTTTATTTGCTGACATAACTCCTTAGATACagatggagaaaaagaaaaatcacatttAGCACAATATGGTCATTTTTAAcgataaagacccagtactacttttgtgtcagttcccaaatgaatttttttctctctgtttaacctttcttatgtgatttaccaGCATTTATTGCAATAgtctcctctatattttgtgttttttcagtaaaaacaggtattttcctatagttaattcactgatcatgtagatgttgattaaagctcaggttaaagttgagggttattatatcagaaacagagaaaactgaagaaagtgactttttcagcaaaatctgtcattagctgtgtctccatccactgccattgatctaactccatggattttactggtgaatcagtgttgtagaagatgacggtgtttccatggtaactacagagcctttgagcatccaaacgggtcatatctgatgaccattaaaagatgacaaactttattttacaccaattatttacatgtattgatagaattagtggatcaacaggtattaagcatctacttttatgggttaagtaaatatAATGATGCTGCCTTTAGATTTTTTGACTTTATTGGCAGCTAAAGTAAAGGAAACAAAATAATTCCAGAGACATTTGCCAGTTTTTAAGGAAAATGTGTTATCCTTGTGACAAATGTTTACAGTAGACTGACCATTACTTGCACTTACAGCCTTTTTTGTCATAATATATAGACTAACCTGAGGATCAAAATGAAAGAATTCCTGTAGTGAATTATAGTCTGACCTGTAATTCACCTACAGTCAGTCTGCTATAGAGTGATCTCCCCTCTACTGTCCCTCCTAATTGGGAATTCAACAGTCAGCAAAATAAATTGTGCGCATTTTTTCCCATGAAGAAGAGAAGATGATTGGTAGCCATCAGGTATTTGGCTGCTTTGTTTAAAGGGGGATTCCGGTCATTACTGGGCTTGACTAATTAGTGGAGCCGGCTTGGCTTCATTAAACAACATTCTTTAAAACCCAACGCCCCGACTCCGTACGAAGGAATTTGGAATTTTAAGGACTGGGATGGAGATGGAGGAGATGAGATGTCACGGTAACTAACCAAAGACAATGGTTGCAGCTTTTATCTTGGCGGTTGTGAGGCCTTTGGAGAAACACAATGTTAGTGGTTCATATTTGTGAAGAAGCAATAATGATTTGTGGTCTCTGTGTCTGATTCCTGGACCAACTGTAAAGCAAGCTGCCGCTGCATAGAGGGTCAGGAAGGAGGGCAACGTCCTCGCAAGAGTTACTCAGTCAGCAATGTGGACCTGGTGAGACCTGCACACTAAACAGTACCAACCTCAGCTCACTCTATGCAGGTAAACTGTGCACTTGGCATCATTGCAACAAGCTAATATTAATCTTAAAATATCAATCTTTTCTTATAATGAGCTATTTTCTTACAATGtacaattattacctccgccaaggaacgacagaagttatgttttcatctgggtttgtctgtttgtttgtttgtctgttagcaagataacttaaaaagttatcgacaaattttgatgaagttttcaggaaatgttgatactggcacaaggaacagaaaatgataaaattttagtggtgattgggggggggggactgatctgccttggcggaggtctgcgctctctgagtgcttttctagttataggTAGAATTTCATTGATTCCTTGGGCAGGGAAATGATATAACGTATATGGCCCTCACCAAGgcgcaagacacacacacacacacacacacactaactatatatgtatatagtcagtcatatacatatacaagggagagtcaaaaagttctcaggtGAGTGCTGTGTCACTGAGGATGAAACTTGGATCCACAAGTTTGACCCAGATTCAGTCAAATTAATCAAATTGTGGCATCCAAAATGAGCACCTAGACCTGTGAAAACTCAAGTCAGAGAGGtctgttaaataataagaaaagaaACGTTTTATTACTTTGTCGGACAAACTTTCTATATACACTATGACaagtcattcatcttctgaatctCCTGAGAGGggcggggggtgctggagcctgtcccagttACCAttaggtgaaggcagggtacatcctggacatgtcgccagttcatcgcagggctgacatataaagagatgaacaaccaatcactcacattcacacctcagGGAAATTTAGATAAACCAGCTAACTTATTACATGCATGGGAATGGTGAGATAGAGCCGAAATACTGGAGAGGATAccacgcaaactccacacagaaaggtctgcCCTTGTTGGCTGGTGTTATATGAGGTGTGATAAAAAAGAAACGAGACCGTGGCAGCCATGCTCATAACTCAATGCCTATTGGCTAACCGGTTATTTCACTGTGTTTTGCAACTTCTCGCCAATAGTTTGCTGTAATATTGTTCACTTTCTTCTGTTTCAGGCTTTTGTGTAACATAGTGCTGTTGGGCCTTGTCACGCAACTTTGTATAGCACAGTGGTAACAAACATGGAGCGAAGAATTAATTTGAGATTCCTTGTTAAGTTGGGGAGGAGCCCAACAGAGTGTCTAAAACTTCTCCGTGAGGCTTACGGAGAAGATGCAATGTCGCAACCGCAAGTCTTTGAGGGGCACAAATGCTTCAAGAGAGGCCGCGAGGAGGTGGACGATGACCCCAAGTCAGGACGGCCTTCCATGACGAAGACAGATGAGAACAGTGAGAGAGTAAAGAAGCTGGTGCGAAGTGACCGCAGATTGACAGTGAGGATGATGGCAGAACAGCTCAGCCTGAACAGGGAGTCATTGCATACCATCTTAAAGGAGGAGCTGGGGATGCGAAAGGTGTGTGCCAAGATGGTGCCCAAGGTTTTGTTGGATGACCAGACAATTTTACGTAAAagacgtaaaagaatgaaataaatcaggttAACCTTTATACAGTACTTGCAGGAAGACATTGgaatattggggagaaatccaggtgtgttattTGTATTTCTCACATCAGATTACTGTTGTTATCTGATCAAAACGTATCAGAGTATCCTGTTCACATGATCACataaataatctgacaactccagaaatcagataaggatcagagtattggtgtgcatgtaaacaggctctatGTATTAATAGCTCTTTCTAACTGAATAATTCTTATTTTAGTTGattatacatgaaaacatgactaTGAATAGTATATTGCATTAGTGTAATTAGATCACACCCTTTGTTATTTCCACAGCAGGTTTTATATTATAGACTCAGTGTGATGGCTTGCTGTTTTTCCCAATCACATGTCAGAAACCATCAACGTTTAGGTTCACATTGACCCGTGACATATGTATGAGCTCTGCCTCAGACACAGACTGTTATAGCTTATACTTTGTACTGGAGCGAATTATGATTGCATCTGAATTTCCCAAATATCTTCATCGATGAGTGTCTGCATGTGTGACTCTGCGATGCCTCCACCTTTCCCCACATAGCAGCAACTTAATCCCTAACTAGTGGAGACTTACCCCAGGCTCTCCATTCAGACTCCCAGTCCCCTCTCCACTCCGCGACCTCTGACCCTGGAGGATAATTGATAATGaacagaggaaggaggaagaagggaaggaggaggaggaggaagaggaagaggaggaggcacaGTGACCATTAAAATTCTCTGTGGTTTCTTGTGATTCTAGatgaatttgaagaaaaaaaaagaaaaaaaggagagggaaaaacaataaaacaaacgggaaaaaaacagaagagttccaaagaacagcaataaaacaatgaaaaactaaTGCAACCAAAGATATCAAACCAACCAGTAGAAGTGTTTTTGAGTTTCTTACATATATGTGGTCTATTAAAGTTACTTCTAGTATCTCTGTCAGGATGACTTTTGTGACTTACTGGGCCTCACCTCCGTGCCCTACTTCCCCTGGGGCTCCTGGGTCCTGTGGGCAGGCAGGCGTGGAGGGATTAGAGGGGATGCTGGTGTGTGGGGCCGGGCCAGGCTGCAACAACGCCAGCAGCGCTGTGAGCCGGTGTCGCCAGAGCGATCTGCCAGGTACGCCATGGCGGATTAGAGCCACTAGTGCTGGCACTGGGAGAGGGGCGACGTGAGGGTACGTGTCCCTCACAGACCTCACCTCGCCTGGGACACAAGCATGGGAACACCATGGGAAAAATGTTGGTGGTGTGAGGATTCTTAGAAATGCGTGGGGAAATACCATAAATATTCTCTCCTGGAGCAAAGAGGGAAAAACTAAAGCCACAGCCAcgtacactacatggacaaagtatgtggacactttgattcaggtgtttcttttctacagggtctgggatacaaaacaataatgacaaatgtcataatatagttttatagtggatgaatatcattgcattggcatTGCTTGATTATTCTTGtctaaattgttatctttgcttccaaaatgcctcaatgTTGAGAGAAGCAATGTAATGTAGAGATTAAGTAAAacattgattttcttttcttcatgactatcattttaaatgttctacctttaaatttctaaagtatttttcgtgctctcactgtaaataataattttctaccacaactaaacatctattttcatcacatctcactctgaagaaaaatctcccattaaactttgaggaaatattaatgtttagaAACTAtaaagacaaaagtattgggacacatcatagctACAGCTGTGAGATGTCCAGTTCATGATGATTAATgatgatataaacatcaatatttccttaaagtttaatggaaatTTTTTCttcaaagtgagatgtgaagaaagtagatggtaaagataacaatttaaacaaaactaatcaatgcaatgcaatgatatttatcacaatataaaactatcattatatgtcattattgttttgtaacccagacccctgttagaacagaaacacctgaattcaatatgtcccaatacttttgtctatatagtgtaccTTCAACAGTTGATCTCAGAGGCTTTAATGAAGCTAAGTTAGTCTTCTGTGAAGTTCACTGTCGTTGCAGCAGTTTCTGCTTGTACTTTATGTTACAGTGGCACCCTCTGC
This genomic window contains:
- the LOC115412057 gene encoding protein GVQW3-like; translation: MERRINLRFLVKLGRSPTECLKLLREAYGEDAMSQPQVFEGHKCFKRGREEVDDDPKSGRPSMTKTDENSERVKKLVRSDRRLTVRMMAEQLSLNRESLHTILKEELGMRKVCAKMVPKDDFCDLLGLTSVPYFPWGSWVLWAGRRGGIRGDAGVWGRARLQQRQQRCEPVSPERSARYAMAD